Proteins encoded together in one Rossellomorea sp. y25 window:
- the mazG gene encoding nucleoside triphosphate pyrophosphohydrolase translates to MHTITIVGLGAGDIEQLPLGVYRLIKSSSHLYLRTKEHPVVKDLTAEGVEFQSFDAVYEKHEQFDHVYEEIVRELVRESEQHPLVYAVPGHPLVAEKAVQMLLDLQKEGKIQVSIGGGQSFIDALFASVGADPIDGFQLLDGTSLKLHDIHMNQQLIIGQVYDAFVASEVKITLMELYPYDYEVMLVTAAGSKEEKVERIPLVELDRVAHLSNVTSLYVPAVKEMESTYKQYTTLREIISTLRGPDGCPWDKEQTHHSLKKYLLEETYELLEAIEEEDIEHMIEELGDVLLQVMLHAQIGEDEGMFTMEEVIESLASKMVRRHPHVFGSVQVENTEQVKANWDEIKKQEKSDEHEPMLKNVAKGMPALMKAYEYQKKAAKVGFDWPEPQGAWEKVWEELKEFENEVENNSENHIKKEFGDILFALINVARFYKIFPEEALAMTNTKFYRRFSYVEEQVLKTGKSFDEFTLEELDQFWNEAKKMNIE, encoded by the coding sequence ATGCATACAATAACAATTGTGGGTTTAGGTGCAGGAGATATCGAACAACTCCCTTTAGGAGTATACCGATTAATAAAGAGTAGCTCTCATCTATATTTACGTACGAAGGAGCATCCAGTCGTAAAGGATTTAACAGCTGAAGGAGTCGAGTTTCAATCCTTCGATGCTGTATATGAAAAGCATGAACAATTCGACCACGTGTATGAAGAAATTGTACGTGAGTTGGTTAGGGAATCTGAACAGCATCCACTCGTCTATGCCGTTCCGGGTCATCCCTTAGTGGCTGAAAAAGCTGTTCAAATGCTTCTTGACCTACAGAAAGAAGGGAAGATCCAGGTGTCGATCGGCGGGGGGCAGAGCTTCATTGATGCTTTGTTCGCTTCAGTCGGAGCGGATCCCATAGATGGCTTTCAGCTATTGGACGGTACCAGCTTAAAGCTTCACGATATACATATGAATCAACAGCTGATTATCGGACAGGTGTATGATGCTTTCGTTGCTTCTGAGGTGAAGATTACCTTGATGGAACTCTATCCGTATGATTATGAAGTGATGCTCGTGACAGCGGCTGGCAGCAAGGAAGAGAAGGTGGAAAGAATCCCGCTGGTGGAACTTGATCGTGTGGCCCACCTCAGTAATGTAACAAGCTTATATGTCCCGGCAGTGAAAGAAATGGAATCTACTTATAAGCAATATACTACATTAAGAGAAATCATTTCGACACTAAGGGGACCTGATGGGTGTCCGTGGGATAAAGAGCAAACTCATCATTCCCTCAAGAAATACTTACTCGAAGAAACGTACGAATTACTGGAAGCCATTGAAGAAGAGGATATTGAGCATATGATTGAAGAACTGGGGGATGTCCTGCTCCAGGTCATGCTTCATGCCCAAATAGGTGAGGATGAAGGAATGTTCACGATGGAGGAAGTGATTGAAAGTCTTGCTTCCAAAATGGTCCGAAGACACCCTCATGTATTCGGTTCGGTTCAAGTAGAAAATACGGAACAAGTGAAAGCGAACTGGGATGAAATCAAGAAGCAAGAAAAGTCGGATGAACATGAACCGATGCTTAAGAACGTTGCCAAAGGAATGCCGGCTCTCATGAAGGCATACGAATACCAGAAAAAAGCCGCAAAAGTAGGATTTGATTGGCCAGAACCACAAGGTGCCTGGGAAAAAGTATGGGAAGAATTAAAGGAATTTGAAAACGAGGTCGAGAATAATAGTGAAAACCATATCAAAAAAGAATTTGGAGATATTTTATTCGCGCTGATCAATGTGGCCAGATTCTATAAGATATTTCCAGAGGAAGCCCTGGCTATGACCAATACTAAATTTTATCGCCGCTTCTCTTATGTGGAAGAGCAGGTTTTGAAAACGGGGAAGAGCTTCGATGAATTTACACTAGAAGAATTAGACCAATTTTGGAACGAAGCCAAAAAGATGAATATCGAATAA
- a CDS encoding RNA-binding S4 domain-containing protein translates to MRLDKFLKVSRLIKRRTMAKEIADQGRITVNGLQAKASSNVKVGDELSVRFGQKIMRVKIERLLETTKKEEASGLYSVLSEERVQEETE, encoded by the coding sequence ATGAGATTAGATAAATTTTTAAAAGTATCAAGACTGATAAAAAGAAGAACGATGGCGAAAGAAATTGCCGATCAGGGCCGTATAACAGTGAATGGACTGCAAGCAAAAGCGAGCTCTAACGTGAAAGTCGGAGACGAATTAAGCGTGAGGTTTGGTCAAAAGATTATGAGGGTAAAGATAGAAAGGCTACTTGAAACGACCAAAAAAGAAGAAGCGAGTGGACTTTATTCCGTTCTTTCAGAAGAAAGAGTTCAAGAAGAAACGGAGTAA
- the yabP gene encoding sporulation protein YabP → MNQYYDGNKDKTTFQEHDVMMRGRKLLDITGVKQVESFDNEEFLLETVMGFLSVRGQNLQMKNLDVDKGIVSIKGKVFDLVYLDEQNGEKAKGFFSKLFR, encoded by the coding sequence ATGAATCAATATTATGATGGGAACAAAGATAAAACCACTTTTCAAGAGCATGACGTTATGATGAGAGGCCGCAAGCTTCTTGATATCACGGGTGTTAAACAAGTGGAAAGCTTCGATAATGAAGAGTTTCTCCTCGAAACCGTGATGGGCTTTTTGTCTGTCAGAGGCCAAAATCTTCAAATGAAAAATTTAGACGTGGACAAAGGCATTGTCTCCATTAAAGGAAAGGTGTTTGATCTCGTTTACCTGGATGAACAAAATGGGGAGAAGGCTAAAGGCTTCTTTAGCAAGCTGTTTCGATGA
- the yabQ gene encoding spore cortex biosynthesis protein YabQ has product MTLSIQFYTMLSMIGMGALFGATLDTYNRFLNRSERKRWLVFLNDIMFWILQALSIFYILFVVNFGEIRFYIFIALLCGFAGYQALIKQFYLAFLERLILFFISLYNFAVQMVKKLIYSPIKWIIVLLITMVLSVGKGLLSVIIFLLKVIWRVLHWAIKLVTAPIWWILKGIWNLLPKNLTKRVEKLYNKLAGIFKAYIKKVYRVVEKFNKKPKDKE; this is encoded by the coding sequence ATGACACTCTCAATCCAGTTCTATACCATGCTTTCCATGATCGGTATGGGAGCTTTATTTGGTGCGACATTGGATACTTACAATCGTTTCTTAAACCGGTCAGAAAGAAAACGGTGGCTTGTATTCCTAAACGACATTATGTTTTGGATATTACAAGCCCTGTCTATCTTTTACATTTTATTTGTCGTCAATTTTGGTGAGATTCGATTTTATATTTTCATTGCTTTGCTGTGTGGCTTTGCTGGTTATCAAGCTCTCATCAAGCAGTTTTATCTTGCCTTTTTGGAACGACTGATCTTATTTTTTATCTCCCTTTATAATTTTGCTGTGCAAATGGTGAAAAAATTAATCTATTCACCGATAAAATGGATAATCGTGCTTCTCATTACAATGGTTTTATCTGTAGGAAAAGGGCTCTTATCCGTCATAATCTTCCTTTTAAAGGTGATCTGGAGGGTATTGCATTGGGCGATTAAGCTCGTAACTGCTCCAATATGGTGGATATTAAAGGGTATTTGGAATTTATTGCCGAAAAATCTTACAAAAAGAGTCGAGAAGTTATATAATAAACTGGCAGGGATTTTTAAAGCGTATATCAAAAAAGTATATAGAGTGGTAGAAAAGTTTAACAAGAAACCTAAAGATAAAGAATAG
- a CDS encoding septum formation initiator family protein, whose translation MRKNVTPMENEYVRHQEHMHKSSSKRKKRLVRRLAVFFVLVLAISGFLVSTLISRAQVLEDKRTEKAQLEKKLEHLKDKQTALEEEIVKLNDDEYIAKLARRDYFLSDDGEIIFNIPEPDKEKEEEVSY comes from the coding sequence ATGAGAAAAAACGTGACACCAATGGAAAATGAATATGTCCGTCATCAGGAGCATATGCATAAATCGTCTTCTAAGAGAAAAAAGCGTTTGGTCCGTCGATTAGCAGTTTTTTTTGTTTTAGTTTTGGCAATTAGTGGATTTTTAGTTTCGACTCTCATTTCCAGAGCCCAAGTTTTAGAAGATAAACGTACTGAAAAAGCACAATTAGAAAAAAAGTTAGAACATCTTAAAGATAAGCAAACCGCGTTGGAAGAAGAGATTGTGAAGCTTAACGACGATGAATATATAGCCAAACTGGCGCGCCGGGATTACTTTTTATCAGATGATGGTGAGATTATTTTCAACATACCTGAACCAGATAAAGAGAAAGAAGAAGAGGTGTCTTATTGA
- a CDS encoding S1 domain-containing RNA-binding protein, which translates to MSIEVGSKLQGKVTGITNFGAFVELSEGSTGLVHISEVADNYVKDINEHLKVGDEVTVKVINVEKDGKIGLSIRKAKEQPQRPQRPQRPQRPRSNNNKQNDTRTKESFEQKMARFLKDSEDRLSSLKKNTESRRGGRGAKKG; encoded by the coding sequence ATGTCAATCGAAGTAGGCAGCAAGTTACAGGGTAAGGTAACAGGTATTACAAATTTTGGAGCGTTCGTGGAATTATCGGAAGGTTCAACAGGTTTAGTTCACATTAGTGAAGTTGCAGACAACTATGTTAAGGATATTAACGAGCACCTTAAAGTTGGCGACGAAGTAACGGTTAAGGTTATTAATGTTGAGAAAGATGGAAAGATCGGTTTGTCCATCCGAAAAGCGAAAGAGCAACCACAACGCCCGCAGCGCCCTCAGCGTCCTCAACGCCCGCGTAGTAATAATAACAAACAGAACGACACACGCACTAAAGAGAGTTTCGAACAAAAGATGGCACGTTTCTTGAAAGACAGTGAGGATCGTTTATCATCTTTAAAGAAGAATACTGAGTCTCGTCGTGGTGGAAGAGGGGCGAAAAAAGGTTAA
- a CDS encoding DinB family protein: protein MKKEQIIDHHESFKLWLNELKKINDNEWFQPMEESKWSIAANVSHMIKWDQYSLEELLPNISEGAQLSPFPDFQRFNGEAEKYAHDVVNKEALIEEGIKTRDSIIAYVNSLSDDDLQLSFSVGDQSFTLEEFFEDFIGHDKHHQEQVEEVVSAEKA from the coding sequence ATGAAAAAAGAACAGATAATCGATCATCATGAATCGTTTAAGCTGTGGCTTAATGAATTGAAAAAGATAAATGATAACGAGTGGTTTCAGCCAATGGAGGAAAGCAAATGGTCGATTGCTGCAAATGTTTCTCACATGATCAAATGGGACCAATATTCCTTAGAAGAGCTTCTTCCAAATATTTCAGAAGGAGCGCAGCTGTCTCCCTTTCCGGATTTTCAACGTTTTAATGGAGAAGCTGAAAAATATGCGCATGACGTGGTCAATAAGGAAGCTTTGATTGAAGAGGGTATCAAAACACGCGATTCAATTATAGCTTATGTAAATAGCTTATCAGATGATGATTTACAACTTTCGTTCTCTGTAGGAGATCAAAGCTTTACACTTGAAGAGTTTTTTGAAGATTTTATCGGTCATGATAAACATCACCAGGAGCAAGTTGAAGAAGTGGTGTCTGCCGAAAAAGCCTGA
- the spoIIE gene encoding stage II sporulation protein E, with protein MGKADQSIIEPVQNVDIEHTRVELSKGIKSIYSKLSWLFVEKGIALFVIGFLLGRALILSHLTPFALPFFAAVYIIRREKSPIALIGLLAGALTLSLPSISYTFVSAIIFLLAFRLSQKYHKNNLRVVAFYVFFTVMAAKLSFDYIQQGQALTVYNGVMALIEASLAFLLTYIFIQSVPLVTVQRRRKSLKTEEVVSLIILLASIMTGTIGWSVYNLSVEHVLSRYLVLLFSFIAGATVGSTVGVVTGLVFSLANVSSFYQMSLLAFSGLLGGLMKEGKKFGAAIGLLIATLLMGMYGETDTVITKTLYESGVAILLLFLTPQSLTSKIAKHIPGTAEYQQEQQGYMRRVRDVTANRVTQFSSVFQALSNSFQQIEDRFEEEEDKEFDYFLSNVTEKTCQTCFKKDQCWARNFDKTYNLMKDVMTEYDQGRVPLSQKLAREVEKHCTREKKLKETIYQELTFYQANLKLKKQVQESRKLVADQLLGVSEVMGNFAKEIQRERENHHIQEEQILSSIGEFGIEIESIEIYNLEQGNVDIDMTMPYCGGHGEGEKLIAPMLSDILGENIIVQKEECAQFPNGQCHVTFQSAKKFVVDTGASHAAKGGGLVSGDSYSMIELGRGKYAVAISDGMGNGERAHYESNETLRLLKKILESGIEEQVAIKSINSILSLRTNDEIFSTLDLAMIDLQNASSRFLKIGSTPSFIKRGDKIIKVEASNLPMGMLQQDFDVDVVSEQLKAGDLLIMMSDGAFEGPKHVENYDLWMKRKIKELETEEPQEVADILMEEVIRSSSGLIEDDMTIVVSKIKHNIPKWSSIPVQKPKTKDKKRIS; from the coding sequence ATGGGGAAAGCCGATCAGTCGATCATCGAACCAGTTCAGAACGTGGACATTGAACACACTAGGGTGGAGCTATCCAAGGGAATTAAGTCTATTTATTCGAAGCTTTCGTGGCTATTCGTAGAAAAGGGGATCGCCTTATTCGTTATCGGATTTTTATTGGGGAGAGCGTTAATCCTTTCCCACTTAACGCCGTTTGCATTACCGTTCTTTGCCGCTGTTTACATTATCCGAAGAGAAAAATCTCCCATTGCACTAATCGGATTGCTTGCAGGAGCTCTTACCTTATCTCTTCCTAGTATCAGTTATACGTTTGTCAGTGCGATAATATTCCTATTAGCGTTTCGATTATCACAGAAATATCACAAGAACAATTTGAGAGTCGTCGCTTTTTATGTCTTCTTCACTGTCATGGCAGCGAAGCTTTCATTCGATTATATCCAGCAAGGACAAGCCCTGACGGTTTACAACGGAGTAATGGCTTTGATAGAAGCGAGCCTTGCTTTTCTGTTAACGTATATTTTCATTCAAAGTGTGCCCCTTGTAACCGTTCAGCGTAGAAGGAAGTCGCTGAAAACAGAAGAAGTGGTCAGTCTGATCATTCTATTAGCATCTATTATGACAGGTACGATCGGATGGTCTGTATATAATCTGTCTGTGGAACATGTGTTATCAAGATACTTAGTGCTGCTGTTTTCCTTTATAGCAGGGGCTACAGTGGGCTCCACAGTAGGGGTTGTCACTGGGCTTGTTTTCAGTTTAGCGAACGTTTCCAGCTTTTATCAAATGAGCTTGCTTGCTTTCTCGGGGCTTCTGGGCGGACTTATGAAAGAAGGAAAGAAATTCGGAGCAGCAATCGGTTTGTTAATCGCTACTTTACTAATGGGGATGTACGGAGAAACAGATACGGTCATAACGAAAACCTTATATGAATCGGGGGTAGCGATTTTACTCTTATTTTTAACCCCTCAAAGTTTAACGTCTAAAATTGCCAAGCATATTCCTGGGACTGCCGAATACCAGCAGGAACAACAGGGATACATGCGAAGGGTGAGAGATGTGACCGCTAACAGGGTCACGCAGTTTTCCTCGGTGTTTCAAGCTTTGTCCAATAGTTTTCAACAAATAGAAGACCGATTTGAAGAGGAGGAAGATAAAGAGTTCGATTATTTCTTAAGCAATGTGACAGAGAAAACGTGTCAAACCTGTTTTAAGAAAGATCAATGCTGGGCTCGGAATTTTGATAAAACCTATAATCTGATGAAAGATGTGATGACCGAGTATGATCAGGGACGTGTCCCCTTGTCACAAAAACTTGCTAGAGAAGTAGAGAAGCATTGTACGAGAGAGAAAAAGCTGAAAGAGACGATTTATCAGGAGTTGACCTTCTATCAAGCCAATTTAAAATTAAAGAAGCAGGTCCAGGAAAGCAGGAAGCTGGTCGCTGATCAATTACTGGGAGTATCCGAGGTAATGGGGAACTTCGCAAAAGAAATTCAAAGAGAGAGGGAGAATCATCATATTCAGGAAGAACAAATCTTATCGAGTATCGGAGAGTTTGGAATCGAGATTGAAAGCATTGAAATCTATAACCTGGAACAGGGGAATGTTGATATAGATATGACCATGCCTTATTGCGGGGGACATGGAGAGGGTGAAAAGCTGATTGCCCCGATGTTATCGGATATTTTAGGTGAAAATATCATTGTTCAAAAGGAGGAGTGTGCTCAATTTCCGAACGGTCAATGTCATGTGACCTTCCAATCTGCCAAGAAATTTGTAGTGGATACCGGAGCTTCTCATGCAGCGAAAGGGGGAGGGCTGGTATCAGGAGACAGCTACTCGATGATTGAATTAGGAAGGGGGAAATATGCTGTTGCGATTAGTGACGGAATGGGAAATGGAGAACGGGCTCACTATGAAAGTAATGAAACCCTGAGACTTTTGAAAAAAATACTGGAATCCGGGATTGAAGAACAGGTGGCGATCAAATCCATCAACTCGATTCTATCTCTAAGAACGAATGATGAAATTTTCTCTACATTGGATTTAGCCATGATCGATCTGCAGAATGCGTCATCGAGGTTCTTGAAAATCGGTTCAACCCCGAGTTTCATTAAGCGGGGAGATAAAATCATAAAGGTAGAGGCAAGCAATTTACCAATGGGGATGCTTCAGCAGGATTTCGATGTGGATGTCGTGTCTGAGCAGTTAAAAGCAGGAGACCTTCTCATTATGATGAGTGATGGCGCCTTTGAAGGCCCGAAACATGTAGAAAATTATGACCTCTGGATGAAGAGGAAAATAAAGGAACTTGAAACCGAGGAACCACAAGAAGTGGCCGATATTCTAATGGAGGAAGTGATCAGGTCGAGCTCCGGATTAATAGAAGACGATATGACAATTGTGGTTTCGAAAATCAAACATAATATACCGAAATGGTCCTCTATCCCTGTGCAAAAACCGAAAACGAAAGATAAAAAAAGGATTTCGTAG
- a CDS encoding VWA domain-containing protein: MKPGTLRQILLITDGCSNQGEDPIAMAALAKEQGISVNVIGVMDNDVIDDNGMQEIEGIALSGGGVSQIVYAQQLSQTVQMVTRKAMTQTLQGVVNKELKQILGKSASMEELPPEQRGEVMEVVDELGESVDMEVLILVDTSASMKHKLPTVKEALLDLSLSLNARMGDNKFSVFVFPGKRQDVEKLLDWTPKLETLTSIFSKLSPGGITPTGPAISEAITHFKKKRSLRGLLTRGDDEQYFEETI, encoded by the coding sequence ATGAAGCCAGGTACACTTCGTCAAATTCTATTAATTACGGATGGTTGTTCGAATCAAGGGGAAGATCCAATTGCGATGGCGGCCCTTGCGAAGGAGCAAGGAATTTCAGTTAACGTAATTGGTGTCATGGATAATGATGTGATAGATGATAACGGAATGCAGGAAATTGAAGGAATTGCTCTATCAGGGGGTGGAGTAAGTCAGATTGTATATGCTCAACAACTTTCTCAAACCGTGCAAATGGTTACACGTAAAGCGATGACACAAACCTTGCAGGGGGTTGTGAATAAAGAGCTGAAACAAATCCTCGGTAAATCCGCATCCATGGAGGAGCTTCCTCCAGAACAACGTGGAGAGGTCATGGAGGTTGTCGACGAATTAGGGGAGTCAGTTGATATGGAAGTGTTGATTCTTGTCGATACGTCTGCAAGTATGAAACATAAGCTTCCCACGGTTAAGGAAGCTCTATTAGACCTTTCATTAAGCCTGAATGCTAGAATGGGTGATAATAAATTTTCCGTCTTTGTATTTCCCGGGAAACGACAAGATGTCGAAAAATTGCTAGATTGGACACCGAAACTTGAAACATTAACGAGTATATTCTCTAAATTGTCTCCAGGTGGAATTACTCCAACAGGTCCAGCGATCTCAGAAGCTATCACACACTTTAAGAAAAAACGTTCATTAAGGGGATTGCTCACTCGTGGCGATGATGAACAATACTTCGAAGAAACCATTTGA
- a CDS encoding serine/threonine-protein kinase, with amino-acid sequence MMNNTSKKPFDFPPGTVIRGKWYKHIYTIVKELGYGANGIVYLVQGSSGYQALKMSDSNVSITSEVNVLKSFSKVQGAPLGPKLLDVDDWEYRGQKIHYYVMEYIQGTDLLSFVQSKGFSWAGVLIAQLLTDLERIHKEGWVFGDLKPENLIVTGPPYRIRCIDVGGTTINGRAIKEFTEFFDRGYWVGGSRRAEPSYDLFSVGMILINLAYPGRFTKSGNGNMQQLREAIGSKDQLKKFEGSILDALEGKFQSASDMRVSLLNGLSHSQPVQQPKPKPKVKRPVPTNSHVSSSPSHTSRYQNHRNKKSSHFLETVLVVMIVSLLYVLYIYGELM; translated from the coding sequence ATGATGAACAATACTTCGAAGAAACCATTTGATTTTCCCCCTGGAACAGTTATAAGAGGAAAGTGGTATAAGCACATCTACACCATTGTAAAAGAATTAGGGTATGGTGCGAACGGTATTGTGTACCTTGTACAAGGATCGTCAGGATACCAGGCATTAAAGATGAGTGACAGTAATGTATCTATTACCTCTGAAGTCAATGTTTTAAAGTCTTTCTCAAAGGTCCAAGGTGCTCCCCTTGGGCCAAAGCTTCTTGATGTGGACGATTGGGAGTATCGGGGACAGAAAATACATTATTACGTGATGGAATATATTCAAGGTACTGACTTGCTGTCATTTGTTCAATCGAAAGGATTTTCGTGGGCAGGTGTACTCATTGCTCAACTCCTGACAGACCTAGAGCGAATTCATAAGGAAGGGTGGGTCTTTGGGGATTTAAAACCTGAAAACTTGATCGTCACAGGCCCTCCTTACCGAATTCGCTGTATTGATGTTGGGGGAACGACTATCAATGGACGGGCAATCAAAGAGTTTACGGAGTTTTTTGATAGAGGATATTGGGTAGGAGGTTCACGGAGAGCGGAACCTTCATATGATCTTTTCTCTGTAGGTATGATCCTCATTAATTTAGCCTACCCTGGGCGTTTCACCAAGTCAGGAAACGGGAATATGCAACAATTAAGGGAAGCGATAGGTTCCAAAGATCAATTGAAGAAGTTTGAAGGGTCGATTCTGGATGCGTTGGAAGGAAAATTTCAATCTGCAAGTGATATGAGAGTCAGCCTCCTGAATGGACTTTCTCACTCTCAACCAGTACAGCAGCCCAAACCGAAACCTAAAGTCAAAAGACCTGTTCCAACAAATTCTCATGTAAGTTCATCACCTTCGCATACAAGCAGATATCAAAATCACCGAAATAAAAAGTCAAGTCACTTTCTTGAGACTGTGCTCGTGGTGATGATTGTTTCGTTATTATATGTTTTGTATATTTATGGAGAATTGATGTAG
- the tilS gene encoding tRNA lysidine(34) synthetase TilS, whose protein sequence is MLEHTTKEFIHDHGLIEEGDRIVVAVSGGPDSLALLHFLDANRNEWGVEVIAAHLDHMFRGEESYQELLFVEGFCRSRHIPFYGERMDVSTEMEKMNGSLQEKARHIRYEFLGNVMEDVSATKLALGHHGDDQVETILMKMTRGASGAGRAGIPFKRPFSTGEIIRPFLSITKKEIEGYCERYDLSPRRDPSNQKEDYTRNRFRKKVLPFLKNENPHVHLQFQRFSEELEEDEAFLEELTRNKLNKVWNNTGDFSSLNIEGFLAMAQPLQRRGINLILNYLYKLRPSSLSSIHIYDVLGILKGKTPNASLDLPKGLKVTRAYHTCYFHFGELALTESPYCYGIQVNETLELKGGYQFRLHCSSSLAEDLTGDRIYLDPDEVTLPLYVRTRKSGDRMKVKGLEGSKKLKTLFIDEKVPVHLRDGWPIVVDADNHILWVPGMKKSIYDLGEEQENSLVLQFKSNHLLGGS, encoded by the coding sequence ATGTTAGAACATACTACAAAAGAGTTTATTCACGATCATGGGCTTATTGAAGAGGGAGATCGAATTGTTGTGGCTGTGTCTGGAGGCCCTGATTCCTTAGCGCTTCTCCATTTTCTCGATGCGAACCGTAATGAGTGGGGAGTAGAAGTGATCGCTGCTCATCTTGATCATATGTTTCGAGGAGAAGAGTCCTATCAAGAGCTTTTGTTCGTAGAAGGATTCTGCAGAAGTCGACACATCCCTTTTTACGGTGAACGAATGGATGTGTCAACTGAAATGGAGAAGATGAATGGAAGCCTACAGGAAAAGGCCCGACACATTCGTTATGAATTCTTGGGGAATGTAATGGAAGATGTATCAGCTACCAAATTGGCCCTCGGTCACCATGGGGATGATCAGGTAGAAACCATCTTAATGAAGATGACAAGGGGAGCGTCGGGAGCCGGCAGAGCGGGAATTCCATTCAAGCGCCCTTTTTCTACAGGAGAGATAATCCGGCCCTTCCTCTCGATCACCAAGAAGGAAATCGAAGGCTATTGTGAGAGATACGACCTTTCTCCGAGGAGGGATCCCAGCAATCAGAAGGAAGATTATACGAGGAACCGATTCCGAAAAAAGGTTCTGCCGTTCTTAAAGAATGAAAACCCTCATGTTCATCTTCAATTCCAACGATTTAGTGAAGAATTGGAAGAAGATGAGGCATTTTTAGAGGAATTAACAAGGAATAAGTTGAATAAGGTATGGAATAACACTGGAGATTTCTCATCTTTAAATATCGAAGGTTTTCTTGCAATGGCTCAGCCTTTACAAAGAAGAGGGATTAATCTAATATTAAACTATCTTTACAAACTTAGACCATCTTCCTTATCGTCTATACATATTTACGATGTATTGGGTATATTAAAAGGAAAAACGCCTAATGCCAGCCTGGATTTACCGAAAGGGCTTAAGGTAACAAGGGCGTATCATACATGTTATTTTCACTTTGGAGAATTAGCGTTAACCGAATCTCCTTATTGTTACGGGATACAGGTGAATGAAACGCTTGAACTTAAAGGTGGATATCAGTTCCGTCTCCATTGTTCTTCCTCGTTAGCAGAGGATCTTACCGGCGATAGGATCTACCTGGATCCGGACGAGGTCACTCTACCTTTATATGTGCGTACGAGAAAGAGCGGAGATCGAATGAAAGTGAAGGGTTTGGAAGGCTCAAAGAAGCTTAAGACACTCTTTATTGACGAAAAAGTTCCTGTACACCTCCGTGACGGATGGCCTATTGTAGTGGACGCAGATAATCACATACTTTGGGTACCGGGAATGAAAAAGTCTATTTACGATTTGGGAGAAGAGCAAGAAAATAGTTTAGTACTACAATTTAAGAGCAATCATCTTCTAGGAGGCAGTTGA
- the hpt gene encoding hypoxanthine phosphoribosyltransferase — protein MLNQDIEKVLISEEELQEKIKALGAQLTEEYQDRFPLAIGVLKGAMPFMADLCKRMDTHMEMDFMDVSSYGNSTVSSGEVKIVKDLDTKVEGRDILIIEDIIDSGLTLSYLVELFRYRKAKSISIVTLLDKPSGRKADIKADYVGFIVPDEFVVGYGLDYAERYRNLPYIGVLKPRVYTTGE, from the coding sequence TTGTTAAATCAAGATATTGAGAAAGTGTTAATTTCAGAAGAAGAACTTCAAGAAAAGATTAAAGCATTAGGTGCACAATTAACAGAGGAGTATCAAGATCGATTTCCTTTGGCAATTGGAGTTTTAAAAGGCGCGATGCCATTCATGGCGGACCTTTGTAAACGTATGGATACACATATGGAAATGGACTTCATGGATGTATCCAGCTACGGAAACTCTACTGTCTCTTCAGGAGAAGTAAAGATTGTGAAAGATTTAGACACGAAAGTGGAAGGACGGGATATCCTGATCATTGAAGATATTATCGACAGTGGTTTAACACTAAGCTACTTAGTGGAACTATTCCGTTATCGCAAAGCAAAATCCATCAGCATTGTCACGCTTCTTGACAAGCCATCTGGACGCAAAGCAGATATCAAAGCGGACTATGTAGGCTTTATTGTTCCTGACGAATTCGTTGTCGGGTATGGCCTGGATTACGCAGAAAGATACCGTAATCTACCGTATATCGGTGTTTTAAAACCAAGAGTGTATACAACAGGAGAATAA